One window of Streptomyces sp. FIT100 genomic DNA carries:
- the glmS gene encoding glutamine--fructose-6-phosphate transaminase (isomerizing), translated as MCGIVGYIGKRDVAPLLLEGLQRLEYRGYDSAGIVITSPRTAGLKMVKAKGRVRDLEARVPKRFAGTTGIAHTRWATHGAPSDVNAHPHLDAENKVAVVHNGIVDNASELRAKLEADGVVFASETDTEVLTHLIARSQAEKLEEKVREALKVVEGTYGIAVMHADYNDRIVVARNGSPVVLGIGEKEMFVASDVAALVAHTRQVVTLNDGEMATLKADDFRTYTTSGTRTTATPETVEWEAASYDMGGHDTYMHKEISEQPDAVDRVLRGRIDDRFSTVHLGGLNLDAREARGIRRVKILGCGTSYHAGMIGAGLVESLARIPADAEPASEFRYRNPVVDPDTLYIAVSQSGETYDVLAAVQELKRKGARVLGVVNVVGSAIARETDGGVYVHAGPEVCVVSTKCFTNTVVAFALLALHLGRIRDLSVADGKRIIDGLRRLPAQIAEILELEDEIKKLADLYADAKSMMFIGRVRGYPVALEASLKLKEISYIHAEAYPASELKHGPLALIEPALPTVAIVPDDELLEKNRAALEEVKARSGRILAVAHQEQEKADHTIVVPKNEDELDPILMGIPLQLLAYHTALSLGRDIDKPRNLAKSVTVE; from the coding sequence ATGTGCGGAATCGTCGGTTACATCGGGAAGCGTGATGTCGCTCCGCTGCTGCTGGAAGGTCTGCAGCGGCTGGAGTACCGCGGCTACGACTCCGCGGGCATCGTGATCACCAGCCCCAGGACCGCCGGGCTGAAGATGGTCAAGGCCAAGGGCCGGGTCCGCGACCTGGAGGCCCGGGTCCCCAAGCGCTTCGCCGGTACCACCGGCATCGCCCACACCCGCTGGGCCACCCACGGCGCCCCGAGCGACGTGAACGCGCACCCGCACCTCGACGCCGAGAACAAGGTCGCCGTCGTCCACAACGGCATCGTCGACAACGCCTCCGAGCTGCGCGCCAAGCTGGAGGCCGACGGCGTCGTCTTCGCCTCCGAGACCGACACCGAGGTCCTCACCCACCTCATCGCCCGCTCCCAGGCCGAGAAGCTGGAGGAGAAGGTCCGCGAGGCGCTCAAGGTCGTCGAGGGCACGTACGGCATCGCCGTCATGCACGCCGACTACAACGACCGCATCGTCGTCGCCCGCAACGGCTCCCCCGTCGTCCTCGGCATCGGCGAGAAGGAGATGTTCGTCGCCTCCGACGTCGCCGCGCTGGTCGCCCACACCCGCCAGGTCGTCACCCTCAACGACGGCGAGATGGCCACCCTGAAGGCGGACGACTTCCGCACCTACACGACCTCGGGCACGCGGACCACCGCCACCCCCGAGACCGTCGAGTGGGAGGCCGCGTCGTACGACATGGGCGGCCACGACACGTACATGCACAAGGAGATCTCCGAGCAGCCCGACGCCGTGGACCGCGTGCTGCGCGGCCGCATCGACGACCGGTTCTCCACCGTGCACCTGGGCGGCCTCAACCTGGACGCCCGCGAGGCCCGCGGCATCCGCCGTGTGAAGATCCTCGGCTGCGGCACCTCGTACCACGCGGGCATGATCGGCGCCGGGCTCGTCGAGTCCCTCGCCCGGATCCCGGCGGACGCCGAGCCGGCCTCCGAGTTCCGCTACCGCAACCCGGTCGTCGACCCCGACACCCTCTACATCGCCGTCTCGCAGTCCGGCGAGACGTACGACGTGCTCGCGGCCGTCCAGGAGCTCAAGCGCAAGGGAGCGCGGGTCCTGGGTGTGGTGAACGTGGTCGGCTCCGCGATCGCCCGCGAGACGGACGGCGGCGTGTACGTGCACGCCGGCCCCGAGGTCTGCGTCGTGTCGACGAAGTGCTTCACCAACACCGTCGTCGCCTTCGCGCTGCTCGCACTGCACCTGGGCCGGATCCGCGACCTGTCCGTCGCCGACGGCAAGCGGATCATCGACGGCCTGCGCCGGCTGCCCGCCCAGATCGCCGAGATCCTCGAACTCGAGGACGAGATCAAGAAGCTGGCGGACCTGTACGCCGACGCCAAGTCGATGATGTTCATCGGCCGCGTCCGCGGCTACCCGGTGGCGCTGGAGGCCTCCCTGAAGCTCAAGGAGATCTCCTACATCCACGCCGAGGCGTACCCGGCCTCCGAGCTGAAGCACGGGCCGCTGGCGCTCATCGAGCCCGCCCTGCCGACGGTCGCGATCGTCCCGGACGACGAGCTGCTGGAGAAGAACCGCGCCGCGCTGGAGGAGGTCAAGGCCCGCAGCGGCAGGATCCTCGCGGTCGCGCACCAGGAGCAGGAGAAGGCCGACCACACGATCGTCGTGCCGAAGAACGAGGACGAGCTGGATCCGATCCTCATGGGCATCCCGCTCCAGCTCCTCGCGTACCACACGGCCCTGTCCCTGGGCCGGGACATCGACAAGCCGCGGAACCTGGCGAAGTCCGTCACCGTGGAGTGA